One Bacillus horti genomic region harbors:
- the purC gene encoding phosphoribosylaminoimidazolesuccinocarboxamide synthase, which translates to MSKQEQLYEGKAKRIYKTTHPELYWVVYKDDATAFNGEKKAQVSNKGMLNNLISTIFFEQLAQAGVKNHFVQAISDREQIVRQVSIIPVEVVVRNIAAGSMAKRLGIEEGQPLAHPVLEFYYKDDALGDPLINDDHVYMLQLANEQQISTMKELALQVNSILVPFLLDKKITLVDFKLEFGVGQDGNVILADEISPDTCRFWDSETQEKLDKDRFRRDLGGVEEAYQEILQRLGGQQHV; encoded by the coding sequence GTGAGCAAACAAGAGCAACTCTATGAAGGTAAGGCAAAGAGAATTTATAAGACAACTCATCCTGAGCTATATTGGGTGGTTTATAAGGATGATGCAACAGCGTTTAACGGAGAGAAAAAAGCTCAGGTATCCAATAAAGGAATGCTTAACAACCTCATCAGTACGATTTTTTTTGAACAGCTTGCTCAAGCTGGAGTGAAGAATCACTTCGTTCAAGCGATTTCAGATCGAGAGCAAATTGTTCGTCAGGTGAGCATTATTCCGGTAGAGGTTGTCGTACGTAATATTGCTGCAGGCAGTATGGCCAAAAGACTGGGGATCGAAGAAGGTCAGCCTTTAGCCCATCCAGTCCTTGAGTTTTATTATAAGGACGATGCCTTGGGTGATCCACTGATTAATGACGATCATGTCTATATGCTCCAGTTAGCCAATGAACAGCAGATCAGCACAATGAAGGAGCTAGCCTTACAGGTAAACAGCATTTTAGTTCCATTCTTATTAGATAAAAAGATCACACTTGTTGATTTTAAGCTTGAGTTTGGTGTGGGTCAGGACGGGAACGTCATTTTAGCGGATGAAATCTCGCCCGATACATGCCGCTTCTGGGACTCAGAAACACAAGAAAAGCTAGATAAAGATCGCTTCAGAAGAGACTTAGGTGGAGTAGAGGAAGCATATCAAGAAATCTTACAAAGACTTGGAGGACAACAGCATGTATAA
- the purK gene encoding 5-(carboxyamino)imidazole ribonucleotide synthase, whose translation MMSHKSILPPATIGILGGGQLGRMIANEAREIGYRIITLDPTPDSPCGQLADEQILGAFDDLAAAQQLAQKADVITYEFENISPEIAKELEQHSHLPQGYQLLYTTQNRVREKRAIEAAGVKVAPYAVIESYTDLVQATNKLGYPCVLKTTEGGYDGKGQLVLHSAEDLELAKQLLKEAQMTLILEAFVPYVKEISVIVARNGRGDVQTFPVAENIHQENILHVSIAPARITLDYQDQARQLALQLAQHVELVGLLAIEMFVLENGEIYVNELAPRPHNSGHYTQQGCYTSQFEQHVRAVCNLPLGSTELLHPTVMVNILGEHVEPVREKMAHFDPAIKTHFYGKKEAKVKRKMGHLNVSKGSIADSLAVVNELGIWPPIE comes from the coding sequence ATGATGAGTCATAAGTCTATTCTTCCTCCAGCCACTATTGGAATTTTGGGAGGCGGTCAGCTTGGCCGCATGATAGCGAATGAAGCAAGAGAAATTGGGTATCGGATCATTACTCTAGACCCTACACCAGATAGTCCTTGTGGCCAGCTTGCTGATGAACAAATTTTAGGGGCATTTGATGATCTTGCTGCTGCCCAACAGCTAGCGCAAAAAGCAGATGTTATAACGTATGAATTTGAGAATATAAGTCCAGAAATAGCCAAAGAGCTAGAGCAACACAGTCATCTTCCTCAAGGCTATCAATTGCTATACACAACACAAAATAGAGTAAGGGAAAAAAGAGCAATAGAAGCTGCTGGAGTCAAGGTTGCTCCATATGCTGTCATTGAATCCTATACAGATTTAGTTCAAGCAACGAACAAGCTAGGCTATCCTTGTGTGCTGAAAACTACAGAAGGCGGATATGACGGTAAAGGGCAGCTTGTTTTGCATTCTGCTGAGGATTTGGAACTTGCCAAGCAGCTGTTAAAGGAAGCTCAAATGACCCTTATTCTAGAAGCCTTTGTCCCTTACGTTAAAGAAATTTCAGTAATTGTGGCTAGAAACGGACGTGGGGATGTTCAAACATTTCCAGTGGCTGAGAACATTCACCAAGAGAATATCCTGCATGTTTCCATCGCTCCTGCTCGAATCACGCTAGATTACCAAGATCAAGCAAGACAGTTAGCATTACAGCTTGCTCAGCATGTTGAGCTTGTGGGACTATTGGCCATTGAGATGTTTGTTCTAGAGAACGGAGAAATCTACGTCAACGAGCTAGCACCTAGACCGCATAATTCAGGACATTATACGCAGCAGGGCTGCTATACAAGTCAGTTTGAGCAGCATGTTCGTGCTGTATGTAATCTTCCTTTAGGGTCTACTGAACTTTTACATCCTACGGTGATGGTGAACATTCTAGGTGAGCATGTCGAGCCTGTAAGGGAGAAAATGGCTCATTTTGATCCAGCTATTAAGACGCATTTTTATGGTAAAAAAGAGGCTAAAGTAAAGCGTAAAATGGGGCATCTTAACGTATCTAAGGGTAGCATAGCAGATTCATTAGCAGTGGTGAACGAGCTAGGCATTTGGCCACCAATAGAATAG
- the purB gene encoding adenylosuccinate lyase — MIERYSRPQMTAIWTEENKFKAWLEVEILACEAWSELGHIPKEDVALIRQKAKFNVTRIKEIEQDTRHDVVAFTRAVAESLGPESKWVHYGLTSTDVVDTALGYQLKQANELLLQDVKNFIEILKSKAIEHKYTVMMGRTHGVHAEPTTFGLKLALWYAEMKRNLERLEHAVKTVAFGKMSGAVGTFANIDPFVEQYVCEKLGIQPAPISTQTLQRDRHAQYMSTLALIATSLDKFATEIRGLQKSETREVEEGFGKGQKGSSAMPHKRNPIGSENISGLARVIRGHMVSAYENVPLWHERDISHSSVERVILPDATILLDYMLNRFGRIIEDLSVFPENMKRNMERTFGLIYSQRVLLTLINKGLKREEAYDLVQSKAMEAWEKQTSFKELIEAEEKITATLSQDEINECFNYEHHMKNVDLLFERVGLQ; from the coding sequence ATGATAGAACGTTATTCAAGACCACAAATGACAGCAATTTGGACAGAGGAAAACAAGTTTAAAGCTTGGCTCGAGGTTGAAATTTTAGCCTGTGAAGCATGGTCTGAGCTAGGGCATATTCCTAAAGAGGATGTAGCTTTAATTCGCCAAAAGGCAAAATTCAATGTAACTCGCATCAAAGAGATTGAGCAGGATACGCGTCATGATGTGGTGGCTTTCACAAGAGCAGTGGCCGAATCACTAGGACCAGAATCAAAATGGGTACACTATGGTCTGACTTCTACTGATGTCGTCGATACAGCGTTAGGCTATCAGCTTAAGCAAGCGAATGAGCTTCTCCTTCAGGATGTGAAGAACTTCATAGAAATTCTAAAGAGTAAAGCGATTGAGCACAAATATACGGTAATGATGGGACGTACCCATGGTGTACACGCTGAGCCTACAACATTCGGTCTAAAGCTGGCTTTATGGTACGCCGAGATGAAGCGAAATCTTGAGCGTTTAGAGCATGCGGTCAAAACAGTGGCTTTTGGTAAAATGTCTGGGGCAGTAGGAACGTTTGCTAATATTGATCCTTTTGTTGAACAGTACGTCTGCGAAAAGCTAGGCATCCAACCAGCGCCTATTTCTACACAAACTTTACAGCGTGATCGCCATGCTCAATACATGAGTACATTAGCTCTAATTGCTACGTCTCTCGATAAATTTGCTACAGAAATTCGCGGGTTACAGAAAAGTGAAACAAGAGAGGTAGAGGAAGGCTTTGGTAAGGGGCAAAAGGGATCTTCGGCTATGCCTCATAAACGTAATCCGATCGGTTCAGAAAATATCTCTGGTTTAGCTAGGGTGATTCGCGGACACATGGTATCTGCTTACGAAAACGTGCCTTTATGGCATGAAAGAGATATTTCTCATTCTTCTGTGGAACGAGTTATCTTACCAGATGCAACTATCCTTTTAGATTACATGCTGAATCGCTTTGGCAGGATTATAGAGGACTTAAGCGTATTCCCAGAGAATATGAAGCGTAACATGGAGCGTACATTCGGATTAATTTATTCTCAGCGTGTCCTTTTGACGTTAATCAATAAAGGATTAAAAAGAGAAGAAGCCTATGATTTAGTACAATCGAAAGCGATGGAGGCTTGGGAGAAGCAAACATCCTTTAAGGAGCTTATAGAGGCTGAGGAAAAAATAACGGCTACACTTTCACAGGATGAAATTAACGAGTGCTTTAACTATGAGCATCATATGAAAAATGTAGATTTGCTGTTTGAACGTGTAGGCTTGCAATAG